Part of the Labrenzia sp. PHM005 genome is shown below.
GATCCTGCAAATCTCGATCATGGCCTGGGGCGCGTTTCTGGTGCTCGGCGGCGATATGTCCGGCGGTTTGATCTTTGCGGCTTCGATGATTTCCGGCCGGGCTTTGCAGCCGATCGAGCAGGTGATCGGTGGCTGGGACAACATCAATCGGGCGGTCCGGTCTGCCGAAGACATTGCCGGGTTTTTGAAACAGTCCGGTTCCACTGCCGCGCCCCTCGAACAACCGGCGCCAAAGGGTAGCCTGCGCCTTGAAGAGGTCACTGCAACCGCAGGCGAATCCATTCTTTTGGAGAATATTACATTTGAATTGAAACCAGGAGAGTTTCTTGGGGTTGTCGGCCCGTCAGGGGCTGGCAAGTCAACTCTGGCCCGCATCATCTCCGGGGCACTGCCTCCGGAAAGCGGCCGGGTATTGCTTGATGGCTGTGACCGCAGGAATTGGCCGGATGGCCAATGGGGCGACAGTGTCGGCTATCTCGGCCAGGACTTACAGCTCTTTCCAGCATCCATCGCAGAGAATATTGCCCGAATGGCCGTAACACCTGATGAGGCCGGGGTTGTCGAAGCGGCTCAGCTGACTGGGGTTCATGACCTCATCAACAGCCTGCCGGACGGTTATCAAAGCCAGATTGGCGACGGTCAGATCCGGTTGTCCGGCGGGCAGATCCAGCGGATTGCGCTCGCCAGGGCGATCTACACCCAGCCGGCTCTCTTGGTGCTGGATGAACCCAACGCTCATCTGGATCAGGCAGGCGAAGAGCGGTTGATCGGAATTTTGAAAAGGCTGAAGGGTGAGGGGGTGACCATCATCGCCATCAGTCAACGTGGCGGCATCAATCAGTTGGCGGACCGGATCATGGTGCTGAAAGACGGTCGCTGTGCTGCCATGCATGTGAATGAGGCGCACAATCCCCGGCCGGCCGCAGCCAACACCACCGGGTCGGCCTCAGTCCGGACGCCTGAAGTGCCTGCTACTCAGCCACGGCCGCAAGCCCCGGTTCAAAGGCAGATGCCACCTGTACCAGCGGTCGATCAAAATACCTCGGCAGAAACTGCCAAAGCATTTGCTGAGCAGCGCCAGGCAAAACCTATAAAGCCGACCGGTTCTATAGATAGAGAGAGCCGTCCGGTTCCAGGTACTCGGAAATATGCTTCACCGGACATTGTTTCTGAACAGCGGGAAAGAGGGGCGGCGTGAGTTTCTACAAGCAATTTCATGCCCTCGGCGGGATGCTGTTTGCTCCAGAAGAGGCCCAATCGACAGTTGGTTTGGGTTGGCGAGCGAGCGTCAAAACCGGAGACCGCGATATCATTGCCTCCGGCACACGCTGGGTTGGGATCGCGTGCGCGGTGTTTCTCGTTTGGGGACTGTTTTTCCCGCTCAGCTCGGCCGTTGTGGCACCTGGTACGTTAATCTCCAAAGGCCGCAACCAGCTTTTGCAGCATGCCGCAGGCGGGGTTGTTGAAGAGATCTTGGCGGCCAACGGAGATCATCTGTTTGAAGGTGATCCGATTGTGCGCATCGATCCATCTGCGGCTCGTGCGCATTTGGCCAAACTGGAGGCCCGCCAGGCTTTACTTCAAGCTCAGGAACAGCGCTTGGCCGCTCTCAGAATTGCCGGCGATACTGGATATCAAACAGCGGAGATAGATGTTGCGGCCTTGCGCGGCGTTTCCAAAGACCTTGCCGCAAAAGTGAGGATCCCGCTTGGCATAGAGGGACGCTATCCAATTTTGGATGAGCAGCTCGCCGCTTTTGACGCCAGCTTGCGGCAATCGGAAAGTGAAGTGTCCGCTTTGCGGAACCGCCGGGCCGGCCAGGCGGACGAACTCACCGGTCTGAACAATCAGATTGCCGCAAAAACTCAAAAACTCGCGTTGCTTGAAGGTGATTTGGCCAAAATGGAGCCGCTGGTGGCGGAAGGGTATATTTCCCAGACACGGTTCAATGAAAAACGCGCGGGTGTCATGGAAGACACCAGCCAGCTTGCCGCCCTCAAGGCACGTGCTGGGACGATGACGGCGCAAATTGCGGAAACAGAAGATTCCCTGGCAACGCTAATTGCCCGTAAGAACGCGGAAAACGCTGAGGAATTGTCCGCCGTCTTTGCTGATTTGGCAGCCGTTCAAAAAGAAATCGATGCGGCACGGATTGCCCTGAACCAGACCGTTGTCCGTGCCCCGGCAAAAGGAATTCTGGTCAAATTCGAGGCCAACACGGTCGGCGGTGTTATTGAAGGCGGCAAATCCTTCGGCGAAATCGTACCGGTCTCCGGAGATGTTGTGGTGGAAGCTCGCGTGTCGCCGCAAGACATCGGCGCGATTAAGGTTGGCCAGGAAACGGAAGTTGTCATCACAGCATTCAAGCGGGGTCAGGTGGATCCCTTGCCAGGTGCCGTCACCTATGCGGCTGCGGATTCCAAACTGGATGAACTGACGGGCGAACCCTATTTTGAAGTATTGATTTCCCTGAAGGAGACCGCTGACCGGAAGAGCATCACCGTCCAGCCTGGCATGCTTACTGAGGTGTATATCCAAACAGGCAGCCGTAGCTTCTTTGGTTATCTCCTTCAGCCGGTCACAGACAGTTTCCTGCGTGCGTTCCGAGAGCGGTAATCTTGTCTGCCGGAAATTCGTTGGCTTGATGTGCTTCGCAGCCATTGAGTTTGCGCAAGGAGCGCCCTAGGTTCAGCCCGGACTGACAAATTGGGATCCCACATATGCTCTTTGCGCTGATCTGCACCGACAAGCCAGGTGCACTCCAAGCCCGTCTCGACAATCGGGACGATCACATTGCCTTTTTGAAAGCCATGGGTGATGGCCTGAAAGCGGCCGGTCCGTTTTTGGACGACGATGGCAACATGACCGGGTCGCTGGTGGTGATTGAAGCTTCCAATCGGGATGAAGCCCTTGCGATTTCCGAGGAAGATCCCTACGCCAAGGCCGGATTGTTCGAGAGCGTTGAAATCCGCCCGTGGAACTGGGTGGTGAAGAATCCGGAGACGGCATAAGTGCAGTACTGGTTGATTAAATCCGAGCCGGACAAATGGTCCTGGGAACAGCAGAAAGCCAAGGGTGATGCTGGCGAAGAGTGGGACGGCATCCGCAACTATCAGGCCCGCAACAACATGCGGACGATGGAGATCGGCGACCGGGCGTTTTTCTATCACTCCAATATCGGCAAAGAAGTGGTCGGTGTGGTCGAGGTGTGCAGCGAAATACACCCAGACAGCACAACCGATGATCCGCGCTGGGAGTGTGTTGATTTCAAAGCCGTCTGCGACATTCCCAAGCCGGTAACACTGGCCCAGGTCAAAGCGGAACCGCGCCTTGAAAAAATGTCCCTGGTGACTTCCATGCGCCTGTCCGTTCAGCCGGTGACGGCAGACGAATGGAAGATCGTTTGTGAGATGGGTGGCTTGAGCGATCCTGTCTGACATGTGTCTTTCGGAGACCCCATGCCGCGCATAGAAAACCCGCGTCAATTTATCGTGACGGAAACCCGGATCCGGCCGGTGCCTCATGCAGAGGAGATTTCCCTCTATGTGGCAGACGAGGCAATGGGCCTTTGGCAAAAGACCGAGGAAGAACTCGGCGAACTCGGTCTTGAGCCTCCGTTCTGGGCGTTTGCCTGGGCGGGAGGTCAGGGGCTCGCCCGCTATATTCTGGATCATCCGGAGCTGGTGGCGGGCAAACGGGTGGTCGATTTCGCCTGCGGGTCCGGCCTTGTCGGTATCGCAGCCATGATGGCCGGCGCGGGGGCTTGCCATGCGGTGGATGTTGATCCGTTTGCCATTGCAGCCGCCGAACTCAATGCAGAATTGAATGGCGTTTCCCTCACATTCGAGGAAGGCGACATTACGTCTTTGCCAGCTCCCGATGCTGATGTCGTGTTCTGTGGTGACGTCTTTTATGACCAGCAAATGGCCAAACGTGTTTTGAGGTTCATAGACACGCTGCTGGCCCAGGGGCTGGACGTCTATGTCGGCGATCCAGGGCGCACCTATCTTCCCCATGAAAGGCTGGTTGAATTGGCATCCTATCAAGTGAGTGTGGTTGGCCAGCTTGAAGACAATGAAATAAAGTCAACGCGCGTATACCGGATAGCGGAAAAACCATCCTAATTGACGGCATCTCCGTGGCTATCCTTGCCAAACCGCCTGCAGTTATGACATTTTCCATCATCCGAAATTCGCTTCCGCATCTGTCTAAAGTCATGACGTAGCGGAAGATTTATCCCAAACAGATGTGTCCAAGGAGTTCTTCATGCCCATCGTTAATCGCCTTGCTGATCTGGCTGATGAGATCACCGCCTGGCGCCGCGATATTCACGAAAATCCGGAAATTCTCTACGAGACGGTCCGCACCGCAGGCAAAGTTACTGAGCTTCTGGAAAGCTTCGGCCTGGATGAAGTTGTGAGCGGTATTGGTAAGACCGGTGTTGTCGGTGTGATCAAGGGCAAGAACGGCGGTTCCGGCAAAACGATTGGCCTGCGCGCGGACATGGATGCGCTGCCGATCGAAGAAATCACCGGCAAGGAATATGCCTCCAAGGTGCCAGGCAAAATGCACGCCTGTGGTCATGATGGTCATACGGCGATGTTGCTGGGGGCAGCGAAATATCTCGCTGAGACCCGCAACTTCGACGGCACCGTTGTGGTGATCTTCCAGCCGGCCGAAGAAGGCGGTGCTGGTGCAAAAGCAATGATCGATGATGGCCTGATGACCCGCTGGGGCATCGAGGAAGTTTATGGCATGCACAATTTCCCGGGCATGCCGGTCGGCGAATTTGCCATCCGTAAGGGCCCGATTATGGCGGCAACGGATGAGTTCCGCATCAAGATCACTGGCCGGGGCGGTCACGCTGCTAAGCCGCACGAAACCATTGACCCGATTGTTACGGGCGCGAAGATGGTCAGCGCACTGCAGACCATCGCCAGCCGCAATGCCAA
Proteins encoded:
- a CDS encoding YciI-like protein, with translation MLFALICTDKPGALQARLDNRDDHIAFLKAMGDGLKAAGPFLDDDGNMTGSLVVIEASNRDEALAISEEDPYAKAGLFESVEIRPWNWVVKNPETA
- a CDS encoding M20 aminoacylase family protein, with translation MPIVNRLADLADEITAWRRDIHENPEILYETVRTAGKVTELLESFGLDEVVSGIGKTGVVGVIKGKNGGSGKTIGLRADMDALPIEEITGKEYASKVPGKMHACGHDGHTAMLLGAAKYLAETRNFDGTVVVIFQPAEEGGAGAKAMIDDGLMTRWGIEEVYGMHNFPGMPVGEFAIRKGPIMAATDEFRIKITGRGGHAAKPHETIDPIVTGAKMVSALQTIASRNANPLDSVVVSVTVFNGGNAFNVIPQEVTLRGTVRTLSPEMRDLAEERMTKIVRATAEAFDANADLEFIRGYPVTANHDEQTDFAAQIAETIAGEGKVNRAIDPMMGGEDFSFMLEERPGAFIFAGNGDSAGLHHPAYDFNDELIPVGCSYWVKLVETAMPRAA
- a CDS encoding type I secretion system permease/ATPase, yielding MPVAVFSKPLLTFTILANLLMLAAPLHMMQVYDRVLISGSLSTLFYITLITAGALAMFGVCEALRNRLAQRLAAAYVVERAEPLFQACANCTDKTRANEMLRHFNTVKQFIGSKAYIGLYDLPFAPLFLMLLFAIHTQIGLITFAGAAVLVSIALLNKRVNDTNQRTSAGANSQSVNFASTIISRSEDIKAMGLMPSLVERWGHMTGASLNAQEQSTEISAKFHGASRAARQILQISIMAWGAFLVLGGDMSGGLIFAASMISGRALQPIEQVIGGWDNINRAVRSAEDIAGFLKQSGSTAAPLEQPAPKGSLRLEEVTATAGESILLENITFELKPGEFLGVVGPSGAGKSTLARIISGALPPESGRVLLDGCDRRNWPDGQWGDSVGYLGQDLQLFPASIAENIARMAVTPDEAGVVEAAQLTGVHDLINSLPDGYQSQIGDGQIRLSGGQIQRIALARAIYTQPALLVLDEPNAHLDQAGEERLIGILKRLKGEGVTIIAISQRGGINQLADRIMVLKDGRCAAMHVNEAHNPRPAAANTTGSASVRTPEVPATQPRPQAPVQRQMPPVPAVDQNTSAETAKAFAEQRQAKPIKPTGSIDRESRPVPGTRKYASPDIVSEQRERGAA
- a CDS encoding methyltransferase — protein: MPRIENPRQFIVTETRIRPVPHAEEISLYVADEAMGLWQKTEEELGELGLEPPFWAFAWAGGQGLARYILDHPELVAGKRVVDFACGSGLVGIAAMMAGAGACHAVDVDPFAIAAAELNAELNGVSLTFEEGDITSLPAPDADVVFCGDVFYDQQMAKRVLRFIDTLLAQGLDVYVGDPGRTYLPHERLVELASYQVSVVGQLEDNEIKSTRVYRIAEKPS
- a CDS encoding HlyD family type I secretion periplasmic adaptor subunit, translating into MSFYKQFHALGGMLFAPEEAQSTVGLGWRASVKTGDRDIIASGTRWVGIACAVFLVWGLFFPLSSAVVAPGTLISKGRNQLLQHAAGGVVEEILAANGDHLFEGDPIVRIDPSAARAHLAKLEARQALLQAQEQRLAALRIAGDTGYQTAEIDVAALRGVSKDLAAKVRIPLGIEGRYPILDEQLAAFDASLRQSESEVSALRNRRAGQADELTGLNNQIAAKTQKLALLEGDLAKMEPLVAEGYISQTRFNEKRAGVMEDTSQLAALKARAGTMTAQIAETEDSLATLIARKNAENAEELSAVFADLAAVQKEIDAARIALNQTVVRAPAKGILVKFEANTVGGVIEGGKSFGEIVPVSGDVVVEARVSPQDIGAIKVGQETEVVITAFKRGQVDPLPGAVTYAAADSKLDELTGEPYFEVLISLKETADRKSITVQPGMLTEVYIQTGSRSFFGYLLQPVTDSFLRAFRER
- a CDS encoding EVE domain-containing protein, giving the protein MQYWLIKSEPDKWSWEQQKAKGDAGEEWDGIRNYQARNNMRTMEIGDRAFFYHSNIGKEVVGVVEVCSEIHPDSTTDDPRWECVDFKAVCDIPKPVTLAQVKAEPRLEKMSLVTSMRLSVQPVTADEWKIVCEMGGLSDPV